The following are encoded together in the Cervus elaphus chromosome 23, mCerEla1.1, whole genome shotgun sequence genome:
- the LOC122681071 gene encoding coiled-coil domain-containing protein 24-like, whose translation MPGDSQSLWELVEEHVPLLERPEERRILGETTVDLSLELRAEVVMLASLLQEARSVQASGSRPTSFLCSLLAPQPLLRDLVRQELLQLLQGLHRKAICEGRLELQTWVWALIAPRVLHFALEEPRRDLPEQMFQMRAGEPSCHRDLRVIKDQLNVSHIHQAAGHLCHRHPPTGLAGGGLVPALPHIPLEDPDKAQQQLRNKNRNFIKTYELQKPSGTQTAGRGQRTVTATED comes from the exons ATGCCTGGGGACTCGCAGTCGCTGTGGGAACTGGTGGAAGAGCACGTTCCGCTCCTGGAGCGGCCCGAAGAGAGGAGGATTCTAGGGGAGACGACAGTGGATCTGAGCCTGGAGCTACGGGCAGAG GTAGTGATGTTAGCATCATTGCTCCAAGAGGCTCGATCTGTCCAAGCCTCCGGATCGCGCCCCACCTCTTTCCTCTGCTCCCTTCTGGCACCACAGCCCCTCCTAAGAGATCTTGTGCGCCAGGAACTGCTGCAGCTGCTTCAAGGTCTCCACCGGAAGGCCATCTGTGAGGGCAGGTTGGAGCTCCAAACCTGGGTGTGGGCCCT CATAGCCCCAAGGGTCCTGCACTTTGCCTTGGAGGAGCCCAGGCGTGATTTGCCAGAACAGATGTTCCAGATGAGAGCTGGTGAACC CAGCTGTCACCGGGACCTCAGAGTGATCAAGGACCAGCTGAACGTGTCCCACATTCACCAGGCTGCTGGACACCTGTG CCACAG GCATCCCCCCACAGGCCTGGCAGGAGGAGGTCTTGTCCCAGCCCTGCCTCATATCCCCCTGGAGGACCCAGACAAAGCACAGCAGCAGCTCAGAAACAAGAATAGAAATTTCATTAAAACCTATGAACTTCAAAAGCCTAGTGGAACGCAGACGGCTGGGCGTGGGCAGCGCACCGTCACTGCTACAGAGGATTAG